The genome window ACTCTTCGtcgacttcctcgagctcgtggaGAAGTACGCGGACGATGTGGGTATGGATGAAGACCAGACtctggaggtggaggaaaCCAGGAGAGCAGTTCAGGAGGAGGTAGAcggagagaaggaggaggatacACCGGCCCAGCACAAGTCTGGCGATCGGCTGAACCGGATTGCGGGACCGGCCGTGCCAACTTCCTCGAGGGGCATATTGCACAAGCCACCACCAAATCTCGGCGGGGCTGGTAAGGAGTCCGACACGGCGGTCCTGGAAGACGAAGACACGGACCCGTCCAATCCAAGGCCACTGGACGTCGAGGGTATCGTCCTCCGCGACGGTTTAAATGTATACAAGGACCAGGCTGGACGACTGTGGACTGGCCTTGCGACGTACTGGAtcaagcgcggcgagctggaccGTGCTACTGCGACCTTTGAACGAGGCCTGGCCGAGGTTGTCACGATCCGCGACTTTACGCAGATCTTTGACGCATACTCCGAGTTCTCAGAGACGATTGTGTCGTCGCTGATGGACGCCCTTGCCGATGAGGAgaacctcgaggacgaggactttgacgttgaggagaccgagggcgagctcgacgcccgcATGAAGGCGTTCGAGGACCTGATGGACCGCCGTCCGTTCCTCGTAAACGACGTGCTGCTACGCCGGAACCCGAACGACGTTGTCGAATGGGAGAAGCGGGTCGCGTTGCACGcgggtgacgacgaggccatCGTCGCGACGTACCTCAAGGCCATCGACACGATCAACCCCCGCAAGACCACGAGTCCGCTGTACCCTCTCTACGTCAACTTTGCCAAGTTTTacgaggagggtgggtCTGTGGACCCCAGCACCGGCGAGCCAGGTAACGACCCCGACATTGGGGAGGCGCGCAAGATCTTCGAGAAGGCGACGCGTGTGTCGTTCAAGGCcgtcgatgagctggcCGAGGTATGGTGCGAGTGGGCCGAGATGGAATTGCGGAATGAGTGAGCCAACGCCCTTCCCAACttgagctgacaccagggACTACGAGGAGGCGATCCGGCTCATGcagcgcgcgacgacggtgCCGAAGAACACCAAGGTCGACTACTACAACGACAACCTACCGCCGCAGACGCGCATGTTCAAATCGCTCAAGCTGTGGTCGTTCTACTCGGACCTCGAGGAGTCGATCGGGTCAGTCGAGTCGACCAAGGCAGTGTACGACAAGATCATGGAGCTCAAGATTGCGAATGCCCAGACAATCGTCAACTACGCAACCTTCCTTGAGGAAAACAAGTACTTTGAGGAGAGCTTCAAGGTGTACGAGCGCGGCATCGAGGTGTTCAACTTCCCGATTGCGTTCGAGATCTGGAACATCTACCTGTCCAAATTTGTCAAGCGTTTCGGGGGGACCAAGTTGGAGCGAACGCGCGACCTGTTCGagcaggcgctcgagaacTGCCCACCCAAATTCTGCAAGCCTCTGTACCTTATGTACGCCAaactcgaggaggagcacggtctcgccaagcgcgccaTGGGCATCTACGACCGTGCCGCGTCGACGGTCCAGGACGCCGACAAGTTCCAGATGTACACCATCTACGTCGCCAAGGCGACGGCTAACTTTGGTCTCCCTGCCACGCGGCCAATCTACGAGCGGGCGATCGGCGCGCTCCCGGACCGCGAGACCGCGATCATGTGCCGCCGTTTTGCGCAGATGGAACGCAAGCTTGGCGAGATCGACCGTGCGCGCGCGATCTACGCCCACGCGTCGCAGTTCTGCGATCCGCGCGTCGACAAGGCGTTCTGGGCAGAGTGGAGCGAGTTCGAGATCGACACGGGCTCAGAGGAGACGTTTCGCGAGATGCTCCGGATCAAGCGCGCTGTTCAGGC of Cutaneotrichosporon cavernicola HIS019 DNA, chromosome: 4 contains these proteins:
- the SYF1 gene encoding uncharacterized protein (HAT (Half-A-TPR) repeats) yields the protein MVDAQSSLLAELASRFPLTVPIPTPLTNPELIRTSDLAVEEDLLHNPDNMRLWLNHIAAIKDRIGKALPPKTHDLSPEEKMLGLLAYPVARDGLRELVMVYERALAVFPTNYKLWKSYFLTRQEYVMGTLTEDAVKARAHQAKRGAAYKTNVKELLDDAEDTNIWEGGLDGVVGFEEWRALFATGERMLHWLSNLPVPWLLHLSMMLHPKCPPMFKRTYARRTFDRALRTLPPSLHGRIWGLYLRWAEIVGGEAGERVWRRFLKIDSSLTERHITYLLEAEPPQPLAAAKYLLLLARRAAQNLYSSLEGKSPYQLFVDFLELVEKYADDHKSGDRLNRIAGPAVPTSSRGILHKPPPNLGGAGKESDTAVLEDEDTDPSNPRPLDVEGIVLRDGLNVYKDQAGRLWTGLATYWIKRGELDRATATFERGLAEVVTIRDFTQIFDAYSEFSETIVSSLMDALADEENLEDEDFDVEETEGELDARMKAFEDLMDRRPFLVNDVLLRRNPNDVVEWEKRVALHAGDDEAIVATYLKAIDTINPRKTTSPLYPLYVNFAKFYEEGGSVDPSTGEPGNDPDIGEARKIFEKATRVSFKAVDELAEVWCEWAEMELRNEDYEEAIRLMQRATTVPKNTKVDYYNDNLPPQTRMFKSLKLWSFYSDLEESIGSVESTKAVYDKIMELKIANAQTIVNYATFLEENKYFEESFKVYERGIEVFNFPIAFEIWNIYLSKFVKRFGGTKLERTRDLFEQALENCPPKFCKPLYLMYAKLEEEHGLAKRAMGIYDRAASTVQDADKFQMYTIYVAKATANFGLPATRPIYERAIGALPDRETAIMCRRFAQMERKLGEIDRARAIYAHASQFCDPRVDKAFWAEWSEFEIDTGSEETFREMLRIKRAVQASYNTNESFLAAQKAAAVSGGEKPTDAAEEAAREAADPMAAMEREMGGGGAPAFVASTLKAQAQHEEMVPAEGAANPDAIDIADDEF